In one Nicotiana sylvestris chromosome 8, ASM39365v2, whole genome shotgun sequence genomic region, the following are encoded:
- the LOC104236772 gene encoding uncharacterized protein, with protein MGFDEMEPIFGRVNAKWSAPHKTPLKPFLFHVHGLPSDPSTLRVCATDFHSNTWDSLKSAQELEDMRDRTGIGGSWSDFVDYLIASVKSEDVKLVMDGHSKLGGAAHAKLVAQKAKGMPRIAISLSKLVDTSATEAMANISLELYKTFTNVHNLLKTEQKQCSELTNVLLEEKQEKNETGRYSKRQKLQKITEKTASNIATVCSSLESPDKQVAQPPSTKVTNRVVPAHRRARVRGVLLHDTEDETQD; from the coding sequence ATGGGGTTTGATGAAATGGAACCAATTTTTGGGAGGGTAAATGCAAAGTGGTCAGCCCCTCACAAAACCCCATTGAAGCCTTTCCTCTTTCATGTTCACGGGTTGCCAAGTGATCCTTCTACTCTTCGTGTCTGTGCCACTGACTTCCATTCAAATACATGGGACTCTTTGAAGTCTGCCCAGGAGCTTGAAGATATGAGGGACAGAACTGGTATAGGAGGCTCTTGGTCTGACTTTGTAGATTACCTTATAGCTTCCGTAAAGTCTGAAGATGTGAAGCTTGTCATGGATGGACACTCAAAACTTGGAGGTGCTGCACATGCAAAATTGGTTGCTCAAAAAGCAAAGGGGATGCCAAGAATCGCTATATCACTTAGTAAACTTGTGGATACTTCAGCAACTGAGGCAATGGCAAATATTTCTCTGGAGCTCTACAAAACCTTTACAAATGTACATAATTTGCTTAAAACTGAACAAAAACAATGCTCTGAGTTGACAAATGTTTTGTTAGAAGAAAAGCAGGAAAAGAATGAAACTGGTCGGTATTCAAAAAGACAGAAATTGCAGAAGATTACTGAGAAAACAGCCTCAAATATTGCAACCGTCTGTAGCTCACTGGAGTCTCCAGATAAGCAAGTAGCACAACCTCCCTCTACAAAGGTGACTAACCGTGTGGTACCAGCGCATCGTAGGGCCAGAGTCCGAGGTGTTCTTTTGCATGATACTGAAGATGAGACACAAGATTAG